The following are encoded in a window of Megachile rotundata isolate GNS110a chromosome 2, iyMegRotu1, whole genome shotgun sequence genomic DNA:
- the LOC100876629 gene encoding uncharacterized protein LOC100876629, producing MSSSDLVGYTHDFLAEFIQLYRSYPCLWQVRYKGYKDRLLRNRAYDALVQKLREVNPIANRETVIRKINTLRTAFRREYKKVRTSQKMVKNPRQRYRSSLWYYDILKFVAEQNEASPFDDEDRDLANATASMDLCQEEMSVHTDVDKIEPPSPVPTPEASPVPTFQPVILETEGSYARRISCSTTTEPFRRKCQLETYQDRQTRESNRELSPKPFASRATDDDFETFGRYVASKLRKSMPRQSIIAEKIIADVLLRANLGTLEETTCLTEKVPSRCFLVMGDR from the exons ATGTCGTCGTCGGATTTGGTCGGCTACACGCACGATTTTTTAGCGGAATTCATTCAGCTGTACCGAAGCTATCCCTGCTTGTGGCAGGTCAGGTACAAAGGATACAAGGACAGGTTGCTCAGAAACCGCGCTTACGACGCGCTCGTGCAGAAATTGAGGGAAGTGAATCCGATCGCGAACAGAGAGACCGTCATACGAAAGATCAACACTCTTAGAACCGCGTTCAGAAGAGAGTACAAGAAGGTGCGAACCTCTCAAAAGATGGTTAAAAATCCTCGACAACGGTACAGGTCTTCGTTGTGGTACTACGATATCTTAAAATTCGTCGCGGAGCAGAACGAGGCGAGCCCGTTCGACGACGAGGACAGGGACCTCGCGAACGCTACGGCATCGATGGATCTCTGTCAAGAGGAGATG TCCGTGCATACCGACGTAGACAAGATCGAGCCACCGTCGCCCGTACCGACCCCGGAAGCTAGCCCGGTCCCGACCTTCCAGCCCGTGATCTTGGAAACCGAGGGTTCGTACGCGAGAAGAATCTCCTGTTCCACGACGACCGAGCCCTTTCGAAGGAAATGTCAGCTGGAAACTTATCAAGACCGTCAAACGAGGGAATCGAATCGCGAACTTTCGCCGAAACCGTTCGCTAGCCGCGCGACGGACGATGATTTCGAAACGTTCGGTCGTTACGTGGCCAGCAAATTGAGAAAATCGATGCCTCGCCAGAGCATCATCGCCGAGAAGATAATCGCCGATGTTCTTTTACGAGCCAATCTTGGCACCTTGGAGGAAACCACTTGCCTCACGGAGAAAGTACCCTCTCGTTGCTTCTTGGTTATGGGCGATCGTTGA
- the LOC100876104 gene encoding uncharacterized protein LOC100876104, translated as MDGGTRARVEEEKALDSSRLRSSARLGFASSSSAGSSRIARRKRKKSRRQPRRNSNVDDEDELVVVGGGGGGGGGGVGGGNGSGVGSSTSGGTLDTILAGKEEQQQPRNRLSHTNESQRNLTRGGSSSRAAASSLSSGITLLNRRTANKRSSRRCNATARRNAMTMDLQRLITEVHARPAIWDQKNVNYHNRDVILKMWREIARACEVSTDIAKSKWKHLRDNFRNELKKTYRGKCDGGANEHDSKWVWFKSLFFLRDQMNSRVIGCTIPQNCSAALRSSPVGTQIEPQIDILEGHEETQFDDLDGDSCQSLLSNDDALHQVMPPPKLSKIGRKRTLLDAMDNDYSEVDRKRFESLQKRLSASQEEEDDTYHFLMSVRNPLKSLPLDRQMFVRLKIQELVYNEINCQNQQNRTYESSQDVKPPRTANAGGVMGTGVGSGTNESLNGAARGGAGGGDAGDDGGGGGESATGVEQGAGNASNPTSLLQNCTTEGSNDVAFFG; from the exons ATGGACGGCGGCACGCGTGCACGAGTCGAGGAGGAAAAAGCCCTGGATTCGTCTCGCCTGCGATCCTCTGCTCGGCTCGGATTCGCGAGCTCCTCCTCGGCTGGCAGCTCTCGTATCGCCAGGCGCAAGAGGAAGAAGAGCAGACGACAGCCGCGGCGAAACAGTAACGTCGACGACGAGGACGAGCTCGTCGTCGTcggtggcggcggcggcggcggcggcggcggcgtcGGCGGTGGCAACGGCAGCGGCGTAGGCTCTTCCACTAGCGGCGGGACTCTGGACACGATCCTCGCTGGCAAAGAAGAACAGCAGCAGCCAAGAAATCGGCTTTCGCACACCAACGAATCTCAACGAAACTTAACCAGAGGAGGAAGCAGCTCGCGCGCGGCTGCCTCCTCCCTTAGCTCCGGCATCACGCTTCTCAATCGTAGAACCGCCAACAAGCGATCGTCCAGGAGATGCAACGCGACCGCCCGTAGGAACGCGATGACGATGGATCTCCAGAGACTGATCACAGAGGTGCACGCTAGACCCGCGATCTGGGACCAGAAGAACGTCAACTATCACAATCGCGACGTCATCCTGAAGATGTGGCGAGAGATCGCGAGGGCTTGCGAGGTCTCCA CGGACATCGCGAAATCGAAATGGAAGCACTTACGGGACAATTTTCGCAACGAATTGAAGAAAACTTATCGAGGAAAATGCGACGGTGGCGCCAACGAGCACGACTCCAAGTGGGTTTGGTTCAAAAGCCTGTTCTTCCTGCGAGATCAAATGAACTCCAGGGTGATCGGTTGTACCATTCCTCAGAATTGTTCGGCGGCTCTTCGCTCGTCGCCCGTAGGGACACAGATTGAACCGCAGATCGACATTCTGGAAGGTCACGAGGAAACTCAATTCGACGATCTGGACGGCGATTCTTGTCAGTCTTTGCTTTCGAACGACGATGCTTTGCATCAAGTTATGCCTCCGCCGAAATTGAGCAAAATCGGTAGGAAGAGAACGCTGTTGGACGCGATGGACAACGATTACTCCGAGGTCGATCGGAAAAGATTCGAGTCGTTGCAGAAGAGGTTAAGCGCGTCTCAAGAGGAAGAAGACGATACTTATCACTTTCTGATGAGCGTTCGGAATCCCCTCAAGAGTTTACCGCTCGATAGACAAATGTTCGTTAGGTTAAAAATTCAGGAGCTCGTTTACAACGAAATCAATTGTCAGAACCAACAGAATCGAACGTACGAAAGCTCGCAGGACGTTAAACCTCCGAGAACGGCGAACGCTGGTGGAGTCATGGGAACCGGTGTCGGTTCCGGCACCAACGAATCTCTCAACGGCGCCGCTAGAGGTGGTGCTGGAGGTGGTGACGCTGGTGACGATGGTGGGGGCGGAGGTGAAAGCGCAACAGGGGTAGAACAGGGTGCCGGCAACGCGTCAAACCCTACATCGTTACTTCAGAATTGCACGACAGAGGGCTCCAACGACGTTGCCTTCTTCGGTTAA
- the LOC100876738 gene encoding uncharacterized protein LOC100876738 isoform X1, which yields MAAQIRFFALLLVSALFVTGHANLLDDNQDITTYGRTLNISAIVDTVLPTIRDHILSGGLDPLKLDDIHESLQGVIIGGKSIDLTNGQLQGLSDITRTNDALVVPNEDGSYTLDATFGFDILDANFDYRYKGFLISRSGELNGRFNNIEIKIIADACLSKKTVTLRSVNVVRLDKVSLTLKGHKIDAILNAIIKRITSKFRNSIIKLVESKALESAQKYLNKVIASVSYAKQFVADNNILRSVPTTYDFIEV from the exons ATGGCAGCTCAAATTCGATTTTTCGCTTTACTTCTCGTTTCGGCGTTGTTCGTCACCGGCCACGCGAATCTGCTCGATGACAA TCAGGACATTACCACTTACGGTAGAACGTTGAACATCAGCGCGATAGTCGACACCGTATTGCCCACGATTCGTGATCATATACTGTCGGGAGGTTTGGACCCTTTGAAATTGGACGACATACACGAGAGTTTG CAAGGTGTAATCATAGGCGGCAAATCTATCGATTTGACGAATGGACAGCTTCAAGGATTATCGGATATAACTCGAACAAATGATGCTCTCGTAGTTCCCAACGAAGACGGAAGTTACACTTTGGACGCAACGTTTGGATTCGATATACTCGAC GCAAACTTCGACTACCGGTACAAGGGTTTCTTGATCTCGAGGAGTGGAGAGCTGAATGGACGTTTCAACAACATCGAAATAAAGATAATCGCGGATGCGTGCTTATCCAAGAAAACCGTTACTCTGCGCTCCGTCAACGTTGTCAGACTCGA TAAAGTGAGCTTAACTCTTAAAGGCCATAAGATCGATGCCATCTTGAACGCTATAATTAAACGTATCACGTCAAAGTTCCGTAATTCGATTATAAAGTTGGTGGAGAGTAAGGCTCTGGAGAGCGCACAGAAATATCTGAACAAAGTGATCGCAAGTGTCTCGTACGCAAAACAATTTGTGGCGGACAACAACATTCTGCGATCGGTACCAACCACCTACGACTTCATCGAGGTTTAA
- the LOC100876738 gene encoding uncharacterized protein LOC100876738 isoform X2 — translation MSRSLSLSSFVTDVDALLLLSKQNNYLRIQRCVTSPVLPSSRPDTFIRPFLAVQSLLFLPAIYTELTYSFSSGSMHYLSKLEHYGAITVAYTGQTLTIDANIAFDSVLLTYDYFVKVLLLEQRGKIFADASSIWANVKLNFDILTCRVTLKTIELTDIKSITIWIQGSTLTEQLITPFCNIGAFVIKNALIKLIEEQVSASLRTHFDRINATICPWNPVPI, via the exons ATGTCGCGAAGCCTATCTCTGTCGAGTTTCGTGACCGACGTTGACGCGTTGTTGCTGTTatcgaaacaaaataattatttacg AATCCAGCGTTGCGTGACGTCACCAGTTCTGCCGTCGTCGCGTCCAGATACTTTTATACGACCGTTCTTAGCCGTACAG tcATTGTTGTTCCTACCAGCGATATACACCGAATTAACGTATTCTTTTTCTTCGGGGTCGATgcactatttatcgaaattagaGCATTACGGTGCCATTACTGTCGCGTACACGGGTCAAACGTTAACCATCGACGCAAACATCGCGTTTGACAGCGTTCTG CTCACCTACGATTATTTCGTAAAAGTACTCCTTTTGGAACAACGGGGAAAAATATTCGCCGATGCGAGTTCGATTTGGGCCAACGTTAAACTCAACTTCGATATTCTCACTTGTCGAGTTACTCTAAAGACGATCGAACTAACCGATATCAA ATCCATTACTATCTGGATTCAAGGAAGCACTTTAACGGAACAACTGATTACGCCATTTTGCAATATTGGagcatttgtaattaaaaatgcgTTGATAAAGCTGATCGAAGAACAAGTATCGGCGTCTCTTCGAACACATTTCGACCGGATAAACGCGACAATTTGTCCTTGGAATCCCGttccaatttag